In Nicotiana tabacum cultivar K326 chromosome 17, ASM71507v2, whole genome shotgun sequence, one DNA window encodes the following:
- the LOC107812740 gene encoding protein NPGR2-like — protein MKNDNNPGKARRSLKLRKIMKCFCSGEQLQIDDRDESLATEDYTARLCSSRAREAEQKPDIGDIEEAESSLRESGALNYEEARALLGRYEYQKGNIEAALHVFEGIDIASVTTKIKVTLAIRARTKKRRSQKYDKSPMSIHAVSLLLEAVFLKAKSLQVLGRCKEAAQSCTVILDIVESSLPEGLPENFGADCKLQETLSNTVELLPQLWILADSPREAIISYRRALLHQWNLDVQTNAKIQKEFSIFLLYSGSEYIPPSLRFQMDSSFVPRTNIEEAILLLMILLRKVTLQSIEWDPSILDHLSYALSISDGLTALANQVEELLPRNIDQRERYHILALCYYGGGDNFTALNLLRKLLSSAEDPTCVPGLLLASKICAESLEYAGDGINFARRAIERLQGRCDRLIGVANYVLGLSLSTQSRAVLKDSERVKMQSEALQSLESAGKLTTMNDSNVIYHLCVENAEQRKLETALHYAKCLLKLEGGSTLKGWMLLARVLSAQKQFPEAETIIDAALDQSGKWDQGELLRTKAKLQIAQSQVKNAIETYRQLLAVLQIQRKSFRLAENLKEEGNRNRTVELEMWHDLASIYIKSSQWQDAEICLSKSEAISCYSASRLYISGLLQQSKGLYKAALRDYTKALAIDPCHVPSLISTAVVLRQIGDHSPGIVKSFLMEALRLDRTSASAWHNLGLVYKEEGASMEAAECFQAAILLQETEPIEPFR, from the exons ATGAAGAATGATAATAATCCGGGGAAGGCTCGCAGAAGTTTGAAGTTGAGGAAGATAATGAAGTGTTTCTGCTCGGGGGAACAATTACAGATAGATGACAGGGATGAATCCCTTGCGACTGAGGATTACACAGCACGTCTCTGTTCATCAAGAGCCAGAGAAGCTGAACAAAAGCCAGATATTGGTGATATTGAAGAAGCTGAATCATCTTTGCGCGAGAGTGGTGCTTTGAATTATGAG GAAGCAAGGGCATTGCTTGGAAGATATGAGTACCAAAAGGGAAATATAGAGGCTGCTCTACATGTGTTTGAAGGAATAGATATTGCCTCAGTGACTACTAAAATCAAAGTCACCCTTGCCATAAGAGCTCGAACTAAAAAGAGACGTTCACAGAAGTATGATAAATCACCAATGTCAATACATGCTGTGAGTTTGCTCCTGGAAGCAGTCTTTCTTAAAGCAAAATCGTTGCAGGTTCTTGGGAGGTGTAAAG AAGCTGCTCAATCGTGCACTGTTATTCTGGACATTGTTGAATCTTCATTACCAGAAGGCTTGCCTGAAAACTTTGGTGCTGACTGTAAATTACAGGAAACTCTCAGCAACACTGTTGAGCTGCTTCCCCAATTATGGATACTCGCAGATTCTCCACGGGAAGCAATTATATCATACCGCCGAGCTCTTCTTCATCAGTGGAATCTTGATGTCCAAACTAATGCAAAGATTCAAAAagagttttccatttttcttctatATAGTGGAAGTGAATACATTCCCCCTAGTCTCAGATTCCAAATGGACAGTTCATTTGTTCCCAGAACTAATATTGAAGAGGCCATTCTTCTCTTAATGATTTTATTGAGAAAGGTTACTCTACAAAGTATAGAGTGGGATCCTTCGATTCTTGACCATCTCTCATATGCATTATCTATCTCAGATGGCCTAACGGCTCTGGCTAACCAAGTAGAAGAGTTGCTTCCTAGGAATATAGATCAACGTGAACGGTATCATATCTTAGCTCTCTGTTATTACGGAGGAGGAGATAACTTTACCGCCTTGAACTTGTTGCGGAAACTATTGAGTAGTGCCGAGGATCCCACTTGTGTTCCAGGTTTATTGCTGGCTTCAAAAATCTGTGCTGAAAGCTTAGAGTATGCAGGAGATGGCATAAATTTTGCTCGCCGAGCTATCGAAAGATTGCAAGGAAGATGTGATCGGCTGATTGGTGTTGCAAACTATGTCTTAGGTCTTTCACTTTCAACACAGTCTAGAGCGGTTTTGAAAGATTCTGAGAGGGTTAAGATGCAATCAGAGGCACTTCAATCCTTGGAATCCGCTGGAAAACTGACAACGATGAATGACTCCAACGTCATTTACCATCTTTGTGTAGAAAATGCCGAGCAAAGGAAGTTGGAAACTGCACTCCATTATGCTAAGTGCTTGCTTAAATTGGAAGGTGGGTCTACTCTGAAAGGGTGGATGCTGTTGGCTCGGGTGTTATCAGCTCAAAAGCAGTTTCCGGAAGCCGAAACTATCATTGATGCAGCTCTAGATCAGAGCGGAAAGTGGGATCAGGGAGAACTGTTGAGAACCAAAGCTAAGCTCCAAATTGCACAAAGCCAAGTGAAAAATGCAATAGAAACATATCGTCAGCTTCTTGCTGTTCTTCAGATCCAGAGAAAAAGCTTTAGATTGGCGGAAAATCTCAAG GAGGAAGGAAACCGCAATAGAACTGTGGAGCTGGAAATGTGGCATGATCTTGCTTCCATCTACATTAAATCATCTCAGTGGCAAGATGCAGAGATCTGTCTTTCCAAATCCGAGGCCATTAGTTGTTATTCCGCTTCTAGATTGTATATTTCTG GTTTGCTTCAGCAGTCGAAGGGCCTTTATAAAGCTGCACTAAGAGATTACACGAAAGCTCTAGCTATTGATCCGTGCCATGTTCCAAGTCTAATATCAACCGCAGTGGTACTTAGGCAGATAGGTGACCATTCTCCTGGGATTGTTAAAAGTTTTCTGATGGAAGCACTACGACTTGATCGGACGAGTGCTTCTGCATGGCATAATCTTGGCCTGGTTTACAAAGAGGAAGGTGCATCAATGGAAGCAGCCGAGTGCTTTCAAGCAGCTATACTTCTGCAAGAGACTGAGCCAATTGAACCGTTCAGATGA
- the LOC107812745 gene encoding multiple organellar RNA editing factor 2, chloroplastic-like, translated as MMAGTAAVPFPSTSVSLAGSELFFTTPKPRPSNLVGRPTSIRVGAPKSCRVNTITCKANRSAYSPLNSGSNYSGDRPPTEMAPLFPGCDYEHWLIVMDKPGGEGATKQQMIDCYIQTLAKVVGSEEEAKKRMYNVSCGRYFGFGCEIDEETSNKLEGLPGVLFVLPDSYVDPENKDYGAELFVNGEIVQRSPERQRRVEPVPQRAQDRPRYNDRTRYVRRRENMR; from the exons ATGATGGCTGGCACGGCAGCCGTTCCCTTCCCGTCGACCTCCGTATCTCTTGCCGGCAGCGAACTTTTCTTCACAACACCGAAACCCCGACCATCAAATCTCGTCGGCCGTCCGACATCCATCCGGGTCGGGGCTCCAAAGTCATGTCGGGTCAACACTATAACATGCAAAGCTAACCGGTCTGCATACTCGCCGTTGAACTCCGGGTCGAATTACTCCGGCGACCGCCCGCCTACTGAAATGGCTCCGCTTTTTCCCGGGTGTGATTATGAGCACTGGCTTATAGTTATGGATAAACCTGGAGGTGAAGGTGCTACTAAACAGCAGATGATTGATTGTTATATACAAACTTTGGCTAAAGTTGTTGGAAG TGAAGAAGAGGCCAAGAAGAGGATGTACAATGTTTCGTGCGGAAGATACTTCGGTTTTGGATGTGAGATTGATGAAGAGACATCGAATAAGCTCGAAG GTTTGCCTGGTGTTCTCTTTGTCCTACCAGATTCATATGTCGATCCAGAGAACAAGGATTATGGAG CTGAGCTATTTGTGAATGGAGAGATAGTTCAAAGGTCACCTGAAAGACAAAGGAGAGTTGAGCCAGTGCCCCAGAGAGCTCAAGACAGACCCAGATATAATGACCGAACACGTTATGTGAGGCGTCGTGAAAACATGCGGTGA